A window of Phycisphaerae bacterium genomic DNA:
ATTGAACCCGAACCAGTAAGTGCTTGGGTCTCGGAAAGTCAGCAGTTTGATATTTCTTGCCCGCATTTCAGGCGTGAGTTGCCGTCTGAGGTCGATGGCCTCGGAAAAATTGTCTTTCGGTATGCCCGAGACGTCGATTTTACCCTGCAAAAACAAAAACCATTGCGGCGGGTCTTCCTGTATAAGAACAGTTACCAGCCTGTTCGTCAGTGGAAGTTTTTTGCCGGCATCGGCGAGAATACCGTTTGTTGCGTCGTTTGCTTCGCCTTCAGACGGATAAAATTCGTCTCTGAAAGTAGGATTTTTGACCATTTCAATATAACTGCCTTTATGCCAGCGATTCAGTTTGTACGGCCCGGTTCCGACAGGGTGGTTTATTATATCTTTCCTGTAATAATCGACCGCCTCTTTCGCCATTGGCGCCGTCGGCAGATGGGCCAGCATATAGACAATCTGCGGCCACGGCCTTCTTAATTTTATTACGAGCGTCCAGTCGTCGGGTGTTTGCAGGCCTTCGACAGGCGTATTATAATCTACGTCCGCCGATGTTTTACAGGTCTTTGAATATTGCCTGAATTCATCGAGGCCGGTAATTTTATTGTCGAATATCCACCAGTTTTTGCTTATGTATTTTATATCCGCGATTCTCTTCCATGCGAACACGAAATCGCCCGCCTTCAGTTCTCTGCCTTTGTCGTCTTTGAAGCATTTATCGTCTGTAAACAGCACACCTTTCTTTATCTTTATCGTATAGACAAGCCCGTCTTCGCTTACCGTCGGCATATTTTCAGCCAGGCATGGAATAATTTGATACGGCCTTTTGAGATAGTGGTATTGATATAGGCATTCGATCATTTGGCTGGCGATGATGGAAGATGTTACGTCGCCGATATCGCCGGGGTCGAGCCCTCTGACTTTTGCGCCGTGTGTGCTGTAGAGAACGGTATCGTTGGGATCTGCTTTTGCCGGAGAGTTTAATTTTTTACCGAATAGCAGTACTAAAAATATTATGATGATTAGCAGGAGAAAGAAAAAAAATATTTTCAGGGTCACACGGCCATTCATCAGGACAAACCTCCATTGTCTGTCTGGTATTTATGAGGGATTATTTACATCTGGTTGCGTTTGGGTCTTTTTTTCCGCTTGAGGCGGTTTGGGCAATTCAGGCGGGCCAGTCTTGGCTGTCCCGTCCGTATTTCTGCCGTAATCGAAACCTGCTGCCGCCGGTAATTTTCCTAAGGTGCTTGCGGAACCGAAAAGTGAATCTGCCTCGGCAAGCAGTGCCGAGCCGCCGCCTTTTTCAATCGCTCTTTTTAACGAACCCTGCCAGTCAGGAATAAAACGGCCCAAAAGTTTCTCGGACTGGGTGATTACCGAGACAAGATTGCTCCGGCTCGTCTCGCTGAGACTCTGGTCGGCAACTATATATTTTTGTATCACAAGCGAATAAAGAATAGCGAAATTTTTAGCCATCGCTCGGCTGCTGTCGGCATCTATTTGAGTTCTGTCCGCCAAAGCCTTTAGTATTGAAGCGTCAGTCATTTCATCGTCAGCTTTCCATGCCATATAAAGGTCTATTCTCTTCTGCGATATGGCCGTCAGCATATCATTTGCCGCCGGCTGCTTTACCCCTGATGCGAACTGGGCCAGAAGGATTAGGATATCGCCGGATTGTTCTGTCTTTGCCGCCGCCCCAAGCTTCTGCGTAAATTCCTGCGACAACCGCCGGCTTTCTTCAGATGTATCGTTAAGCTGGCGAAGAATATTGGTATTACTCAGGGAATTTACGGCCCAATATCGAACTATAACATCTGGGCTTTGAAGATAATCAAGGGCCATTTTAGCCGTTTCAGTATTGGCAAGGTCATTGACTAAAATCAATAAGTTCGTTGTCAGAAGAGTCTTACGATAGCTTTCTGGCAGGGCGTTTATATTTTTAAAAACACTCGACATTTCTTTCTGGACGGACGTGAAGAACCGCGGCCCATACTGAATCTGACCGCTTTCGAGCAATGACGTGCTTCGGCTTATAATCGTGGTACGTAGCGAGGCAATATCTGAAAAATCGGTTTTCGCGATAAATTCAGAAAAAGCTTCCCCTAAAAACTCCTCTATAACCGCCGTATCAGCATCGACTAATATCTCCTTGCCTCTAACAACATCTATTTTCGCGGTATTGACGGCATAAACGGGGAACAGAGCTGACAATAAAACTAATCCGCAGAAAATAATGTAATTTATACGCATAGTTCGTAAATTCCGAAAAAAACTGAAAATAGGTAAAATTAACATCTAAAAAAGTATACAAAACTGCCGTTTCTGTCAAGGTTATTTCCATATTAGCGAGCTTATTACTCATATAACCAAATTTTGGCTGGTAATCTGTGCTGAAATCATTAGAATTCATTGCTCAAATACTTGGATTGTGCTGTAAAATTATGGGTTTTATAGCTGGAAAGATATGAAAAGTTTTAGGCTGATTATAATATTGTTCATAGCTGTTGTTTGCAGCGGCGGGTATTGCCGGGTTGCATTGGCGGTTGTGCAGCAAAAAGACGACGTAAACACGCCGGCCAAAAATGAAGTTATAAAATCCGAACCTAACGATAGCGGCGATGCCAATAACAATGGGGAACTTTTGAGTGCGGCCGAAGTTGAAGGGCCCAATACCCCTGACGGTTATATCGGAGGCGATGCCTTCAATCTTGGTTTTACCGGGATTTTAAAAGGGTATGTAAATCAGCATGGACTTGTAAATTACGCCAAATTGAGACGATTTCGGCTCGAGTTAAATGACGCGGTCGAAAAATTTTACAGTCTCAAGCCGGAAGTCTATATTACATGGTCGAGAAATGAAAAAATTGCGTTCTGGATTAATGCCTATAATATTTGCACCTTGAAAGGTATCATTGAAAATTATCCTGTAAAACCTTCGAGGTTTATGCTCCTTTTTTATCCCGCAAACAGTGTTATGCACATCAGCGGGTTAAGAGACCAGACATATTTTATGATAATGGGGATACAGTACACTCTCGATGAAATCGAAAGAGATGTGCTTCTCGGAAGGTTCGAAGAGCCAAGGTCCTGTTTCGCCGTCAGTTACGGAACTATGGGAAGCGCCCCGCTGAAACCGGAACCTTATATAGGGAAAGTACTCGAAAAACAGCTTGACGAGCAAATGCGGAATTATTTCAGCCGCCCGGATGCCCTCCGGATTGATGAGACCAACAATGTTGTTTATCTTTCGCCTATATTCAAAATGTATAAATGGCACGAAGACGCGTTTTTAAAACGGTATGAAACCAATAAGCTTTTCAGAGAGTACCTGCCTGTCGACAGGGCGATACTTAACTTCGTAAAGGATTTTATCTCGGAACCGAATGCGAATTTTCTTAAACGAAAACAATATTCGATTGAATATATAAAGTACAACTGGCAGCTTAATGAACAGCCGGCGGAATAATTAATTAATAAGGAAAAGATAAACTATGTCAAAGAAAAGAAATTGTACCAGTTTAAATTGCAGCAATGATAATTACCTGTTCACGAGCGAGTCTGTGACTATGGGGCATCCCGATAAGGTCGCCGACCATATATCGGATGCCATCCTCGATGCGCATCTTGCTCAGGACCCCAACAGCAGGGTTGCCTGTGAAACGCTTGTAAAGACAGGCATGGTTATGGTCGCGGGTGAAATTACTTCCAGCGCAATAGTGGATGTGCCTTCGGTTGTTCGCCAGACCATAAAGGAAATAGGTTATACGGATCCCGAGATGGGTTTCGATTATGATAATTGTGCCGTTCTTGTAGGACTTGGCACACAGAGCCCCGATATTTCGCAGGGTGTTACCCAAGGCCAGGGCCTTCACAAGGAGCAGGGTGCCGGCGACCAGGGCATTATGTTTGGTTTCGCCTGCAAGGAAACCCCTCAGCTTATGCCTATGCCCATTCAGCTTGCTCAGCAGCTCGTCGAAAAACTTGCGAAGATGCGCCAGAGCAAAAAACTTCCATGGCTGCGTCCCGACGGAAAAAGCCAGGTAACTGTCGAATACCGAAACGGAAAACCTTACAGGATTCACACTGTTATTATTTCTACGCAGCATTCGCCGGATATAAAATATAATAAACTCCGCAGTGAGATAATTAAAAAGGTTATACTGCCTGTACTGCCGAAGAAAATGGTTGATAAGAATATTATCTTCCACGTTAATCCCACCGGCAGGTTTGTTATTGGCGGCCCGAAAGGCGATTGCGGACTGACCGGCAGAAAAATTATCGTTGACACTTACGGCGGCATGGGTGCTCACGGCGGCGGTTGTTTCAGCGGAAAGGACCCGTCGAAAGTCGACCGTTCAGCCAGCTATATGGCAAGATATGTAGCCAAAAATATCGTCGCGGCAGGACTCGCAGATGTTTGTGAAATACAGCTTTCTTATGCAATTGGCGTTGCAGAACCTGTTTCGGTTCATATTGACACGCAGGGCACTGCGAAGGTCAGTGAAAAAGAAATTCAATCGGCCGTAAGGAAAGTTTTCCCGCTTACACCGAGAGGCATTATTACCCATCTGAAACTCAAACGACCGATTTACGCGGCCACTTCATATCACGGCCATTTCGGAAGAACAGGCGAGAATTTCACATGGGAAAAAACTGATATGACCGGCAAACTGCGAAAGGCTTTGGGACTGTAGGGAAAATATGGCTTCAGAATTTATCAATGACGACTTTCTTTTGCAGACTGAAACCGCCAGGAATCTTTACCGTAATCACGCGGCAAAAATGCCCATTTACGATTATCACTGTCATATTCCCGTAAAGCAGATTGCCGATGATGCCCGCTTCGAAAACATAACGCAGGCCTGGCTATACGGCGACCATTACAAATGGCGGGCGATGAGAACTAACGGCGTCGATGAGCGTTACTGCACAGGCGACGCGAGCGATTGGGAAAAATTTCAAATGTGGGCGCAAACCGTTCCATATTGCCTTCGCAATCCGCTTTATCACTGGACGCACATGGAGCTTAAAAGACCCTTCGGCATAACAAAACTTTTATCTCCCGCCACAGCCGGGGAAATATATGACCAGTGTAATGAGCTTTTGAAATCTCCCAGGTTCAGCACACGCGGAATTATGCGTCAGATGAATGTAAAACTTATCTGCACGACGGATGACCCTATTGACGACCTTCGCCATCACAGAAAAATCGCGACAGACGGCTTTGAGATAAAGGTCTATCCAGCCTGGCGGCCCGATAAGGGAATGGCCGTTGAGAATATCGAAGCTTTAAACGAATGGATAGATAAGCTTCAGGCCGCCGCCGATATGGAAATTAAAAATTTCGACTGCTATCTTGCTGCGATAAGGAAAAGACACGATTTTTTCCACGCGAATAACTGCCGATTAAGCGACCACGGCATAGAAACCGCTTTTGCCGAAGATTACACCGACAGCGAAATCAAAAAAATATTTGATAAGATTCGCCACGGCAAAGACCTTGATACCCGCGAAATGCTGAAGTTCAAATCGGCTATGATGTATGAGTTCGGCGTTATGGACGCTGAAAAAGGCTGGACTCAGCAGCTTCATCTCGGTGCGCTCCGGAATAACAACAGCAGGTTATTTAAGACTCTCGGCCCCGATACCGGTTTTGACTCCATCGGAGATTTTGAAATCGCAAAACCGCTCGCCAAGTTTCTCGACCGGCTCGACTCGCAAAACAAACTGCCTAAGACTATTCTTTATAATCTCAATCCGCGCGACAATGAACTTTTGGGCACGATGATAGGTAATTTCCAGTGCGCAGCATCCCTTACGGGAGACGGTTCCGTCCCGGGCAAAATGCAGCTCGGCTCAGGCTGGTGGTTCCTCGACCAGAAGGACGGAATGGAAAAGCAGATGACTGCTCTTTCCAACCTCGGCCTTTTGAGCAGGTTTGTCGGAATGCTCACCGATTCGAGAAGTTTCCTTTCCTATCCACGCCACGAATATTTCCGCAGAATTTTATGTAATCTTCTCGGCAGTGATGCCGAAGCAGGCCTTGTGCCGAAAGATACCAAACTCCTCGGCCAAATGGTCGAAGACATCTGCTACAATAACGCCAAAAATTATTTCGGCATGAAACTATAAATCCGAAAAACCGCCGGTTTATCCGGCGGGCTTCTCTCTCATTTCATATAAATTGCTTGCCAGCAGAATACTTTTAAACGGCTCTTTCCTGAATATTGTAAAGTTAAGTGGTGCGTACTCGGCATCTCCGTTTTCGATTACGAATTTATCTCTTGCCATTGCCGCGACTATCAGGCCGTTAGGCGTAAACGGGCTGTAGAAGCATCGCCGTCTGTTTTCAGTATGATATGCCGCGCAGTAAATCAGCTTATTTTTTATTTTCTTTTTTCTTATACTTACTCCGACAAATCCGGTCGAGCTTTTCAGTATCCGGTTAAGCATATTTTGTCGGTGCGTAACGATTCTTAAATTGCACCTGCGGTTATCCAGCGGGTCTCTGTTTATGTGGTCAACGATTTGTCCTTTCTTTGCCTTGACGATTATTCGTGCCATCGCCGTTGTCTTTCTGGTTTTTCGATTGCGCGCAAAGACCTGTCCTGCCTTACTGATTATCAGCGTTGAATTTAGTATCATCGGCAGACAAAAAATATCCGCGTCGATTTTTACATCTCTCCCCGCCACTTTTCTTATTACGTAATCTTCTTTTTTCGTAACCATTGCTTCGTGCTTCTTCTTTTCTTCGTGATGAATAATAATCAACGTAATCAGCGTAATCTGTGATTAATAGTTTTGTGTCTTAGCCGGTCTCGCCATAACCTTGGCGATGGCGAATGCCTTTGTGTCTTGTACTAAATAAGATTTTTGCATAATCATATCCTCGTTAATCGATTGCGGTATCGGTAACGTCGCGTTAATCGTTATTCGTTTATTGTGTTTTGTCTTTTAACACCAAACCTAAACCGGGGACCGGCACACGTGACGTTACCGTTACTAATACCTATAACAATAAGGGCCTCTACCCTTACTGAAAACTTGCGCGCTTTTGACGAACTTTTCGCAAAATTTTTTGGGCCTGAATTTATAACTGCTTGTATGGTTTGAAGATAAAAATTTTCAAAAAATCTCATTTTTCACATTTGCGCAATTTTTTTATTGCGCAAAATTGACTATTCGGATATTTACAGTCCAATTTTTGGTTAGCCCTGCCAATACCTTGGCAGGGTTTGCTCTTTGTTGAAGACCAATTTTGAGGCTTTTTGGAATTCTTTAGATTATATTGTACACTTTAAATATACAGCGGGTAATCCCTGTGGTGGGTGACTTGAGTCTTGGCTTCCGGAGGTTGGGCTCAAAGGGCATTGGCACCATGGGCGCCGCTTTTTTTATGCGCTCTAATATCCGCCGCCAGATACGCTTCATCGAAGCGAAGCGGAGATCCCGATGCATCGGGACTCTCCACGATATACTAAA
This region includes:
- a CDS encoding ABC transporter substrate-binding protein translates to MNGRVTLKIFFFFLLLIIIIFLVLLFGKKLNSPAKADPNDTVLYSTHGAKVRGLDPGDIGDVTSSIIASQMIECLYQYHYLKRPYQIIPCLAENMPTVSEDGLVYTIKIKKGVLFTDDKCFKDDKGRELKAGDFVFAWKRIADIKYISKNWWIFDNKITGLDEFRQYSKTCKTSADVDYNTPVEGLQTPDDWTLVIKLRRPWPQIVYMLAHLPTAPMAKEAVDYYRKDIINHPVGTGPYKLNRWHKGSYIEMVKNPTFRDEFYPSEGEANDATNGILADAGKKLPLTNRLVTVLIQEDPPQWFLFLQGKIDVSGIPKDNFSEAIDLRRQLTPEMRARNIKLLTFRDPSTYWFGFNMEDEVLGKNLPLRMALSCAVDRDKYVELFTNNRSEAAYGFIPPLMSCYNANIKNISQTSYNVQKARKLVKEAEQIYGSKLPRLVLSMPGTDIVFRQQGDFLKRCFSDAGLDVEMDYMDWPTFQNKIKTKSAQIFALGWVGDIPDAENFLQLFYSKNVSPGSNNFNYSNPEFDQIYEKAYVMSDGAERDALYKKAEEVVVKDCPAIFLTHGVAFILTHDWAMNIKPNAFAYGTSKYRRVDEAKKAAYKELLRKLK
- the metK gene encoding methionine adenosyltransferase — its product is MSKKRNCTSLNCSNDNYLFTSESVTMGHPDKVADHISDAILDAHLAQDPNSRVACETLVKTGMVMVAGEITSSAIVDVPSVVRQTIKEIGYTDPEMGFDYDNCAVLVGLGTQSPDISQGVTQGQGLHKEQGAGDQGIMFGFACKETPQLMPMPIQLAQQLVEKLAKMRQSKKLPWLRPDGKSQVTVEYRNGKPYRIHTVIISTQHSPDIKYNKLRSEIIKKVILPVLPKKMVDKNIIFHVNPTGRFVIGGPKGDCGLTGRKIIVDTYGGMGAHGGGCFSGKDPSKVDRSASYMARYVAKNIVAAGLADVCEIQLSYAIGVAEPVSVHIDTQGTAKVSEKEIQSAVRKVFPLTPRGIITHLKLKRPIYAATSYHGHFGRTGENFTWEKTDMTGKLRKALGL
- a CDS encoding DUF547 domain-containing protein, with the protein product MKSFRLIIILFIAVVCSGGYCRVALAVVQQKDDVNTPAKNEVIKSEPNDSGDANNNGELLSAAEVEGPNTPDGYIGGDAFNLGFTGILKGYVNQHGLVNYAKLRRFRLELNDAVEKFYSLKPEVYITWSRNEKIAFWINAYNICTLKGIIENYPVKPSRFMLLFYPANSVMHISGLRDQTYFMIMGIQYTLDEIERDVLLGRFEEPRSCFAVSYGTMGSAPLKPEPYIGKVLEKQLDEQMRNYFSRPDALRIDETNNVVYLSPIFKMYKWHEDAFLKRYETNKLFREYLPVDRAILNFVKDFISEPNANFLKRKQYSIEYIKYNWQLNEQPAE
- the uxaC gene encoding glucuronate isomerase produces the protein MASEFINDDFLLQTETARNLYRNHAAKMPIYDYHCHIPVKQIADDARFENITQAWLYGDHYKWRAMRTNGVDERYCTGDASDWEKFQMWAQTVPYCLRNPLYHWTHMELKRPFGITKLLSPATAGEIYDQCNELLKSPRFSTRGIMRQMNVKLICTTDDPIDDLRHHRKIATDGFEIKVYPAWRPDKGMAVENIEALNEWIDKLQAAADMEIKNFDCYLAAIRKRHDFFHANNCRLSDHGIETAFAEDYTDSEIKKIFDKIRHGKDLDTREMLKFKSAMMYEFGVMDAEKGWTQQLHLGALRNNNSRLFKTLGPDTGFDSIGDFEIAKPLAKFLDRLDSQNKLPKTILYNLNPRDNELLGTMIGNFQCAASLTGDGSVPGKMQLGSGWWFLDQKDGMEKQMTALSNLGLLSRFVGMLTDSRSFLSYPRHEYFRRILCNLLGSDAEAGLVPKDTKLLGQMVEDICYNNAKNYFGMKL
- a CDS encoding HNH endonuclease signature motif containing protein, whose product is MVTKKEDYVIRKVAGRDVKIDADIFCLPMILNSTLIISKAGQVFARNRKTRKTTAMARIIVKAKKGQIVDHINRDPLDNRRCNLRIVTHRQNMLNRILKSSTGFVGVSIRKKKIKNKLIYCAAYHTENRRRCFYSPFTPNGLIVAAMARDKFVIENGDAEYAPLNFTIFRKEPFKSILLASNLYEMREKPAG